In the Macadamia integrifolia cultivar HAES 741 unplaced genomic scaffold, SCU_Mint_v3 scaffold891, whole genome shotgun sequence genome, one interval contains:
- the LOC122070354 gene encoding cGMP-dependent protein kinase 2-like, whose product MAALDCTSTAFTIGCSSYDVFLNFRGEDTRNNFTGFLNLILKDKGIDVFIDSEKLWSGEAIGPALLRAIDGSKISIPVFSTGYAHSKWCLLELAQIFQCYISNRQLVLPIFFNVEPSHVRNQTGSFEEAFREHEKNHEPHIVKIWRKALREIGNLKGEIIDKNKNQAEIVELIVKRVRDEVYSSTHLEECKYPIGIDSRAKDLLSLLSVESSSDVKFIGICGSHGIGKSTIVEAVYNRILSSFNSHSFISDVSKQAKECMGLISLQKRLLKDIIKTDYDIGHYRRGKKLIERILCKENVLLVLDDVDDTEQVDALASELNWFGQGSRVIITTKNRHILKKAKVDKDKIYCPRELDHEESLQLFSLHTFSADEPPQDYMQLSHDMVSYLGGLPLTIEKLGSYLSEIRSKEEWTSTLRKLKSHKSSISHLIASLRKQRNNPLLGWYPQLHGTIGFSNTVARVSKVLGRHLDLNGHSTTFRVLSKWFTAAKNQDAISFKSTTRGNLNPIGSTTTYRVVQQFTIEKILAATKNFHKSGVIGVGGFGTVYKGVLDDGNLAAFKRCNLHSKQGLREFLTEIEMLSNLRHKHVVSMIGFCNYKNEMILVYEYMVNGNLKNHLYGSDLPPLTWKQRLEICISVAGGLHYLHTGPESGIIHRDVKTTNILLNENFVAKLTDFGLSKTGHSLEETHVSTDVKGTIGYLDPEYFRRQQLTEKSDVYSFGVVLFEVVCARPVFDRRSPEDQVNLKEWALCWQRQRSLQTIADPCLEGNYCPESLKKFGEIAEKCVADEGKNRPTMGEVLQDLEFVLQLHEAWCGNKPGEEHSTHSSLVSNDDSNPQGWLII is encoded by the exons ATGGCAGCACTAGATTGTACTTCCACTGCCTTCACAATTGGATGTTCTAGTTATGATGTGTTCCTCAATTTCAGAGGTGAAGATACTCGTAATAATTTCACTGGATTCCTCAACTTAATTCTCAAAGACAAAGGAATCGATGTGTTTATTGATAGTGAGAAGTTGTGGAGTGGAGAAGCCATTGGACCAGCCTTGCTTAGAGCAATCGATGGCTCCAAAATCTCTATCCCTGTCTTTTCTACAGGTTATGCTCACAGCAAATGGTGCCTCCTGGAACTTGCTCAGATTTTTCAATGCTACATATCCAACCGTCAACTGGTCTTGCCCATATTCTTCAACGTTGAGCCGTCGCATGTTCGAAATCAGACCGGAAGCTTTGAAGAAGCATTTCGGGAGCACGAGAAGAATCATGAGCCCCATATCGTAAAGATTTGGAGGAAAGCTTTGAGAGAGATAGGAAATTTGAAAGGAGAAATTATTGATAAAAACAA GAATCAAGCAGAGATAGTTGAATTAATTGTCAAAAGGGTTCGAGATGAAGTCTATAGTAGCACACATTTAGAAGAATGTAAATACCCTATTGGCATAGATTCTCGTGCAAAAGATCTATTATCTCTATTAAGTGTTGAATCCTCCAGTGATGTTAAATTCATAGGAATATGTGGCTCCCATGGCATTGGGAAGTCAACCATTGTTGAAGCTGTCTATAATCGCATCCTTTCAAGCTTCAATAGCCACAGTTTTATTTCAGATGTTAGCAAACAAGCAAAGGAATGCATGGGTCTCATATCTTTGCAGAAGAGACTTCTTAAAGATATCATTAAAACAGACTATGACATTGGTCATTATCGTAGAGGGAAAAAATTGATTGAACGGATACTTTGCAAAGAAAATGTTCTCCTTGTTCTTGATGATGTAGACGATACAGAACAAGTAGATGCTTTGGCTAGTGAACTCAATTGGTTTGGTCAAGGAAGTAGGGTCATAATAACAACCAAAAATAGACATATCTTGAAAAAGGCTAAAGTTGATAAGGACAAAATCTATTGCCCCCGAGAGCTAGACCATGAGgaatctcttcaactatttAGTCTGCATACATTTTCAGCAGATGAACCTCCTCAAGATTATATGCAACTTTCACATGATATGGTAAGCTATCTGGGAGGATTGCCTTTAACTATAGAGAAGTTGGGATCTTATCTATCAGAAATAAGAAGCAAAGAAGAGTGGACAAGTACATTGCGAAAATTGAAATCACATAAAAGTTCTATCTCCCATCTTATTGCATCTTTACGCAAGCAGAGAAACAATCCTCTGCTTGGTTGGTACCCACAACTTCATGGAACCATTGGATTCAGCAACACTGTTGCCAGAGTATCTAAAGTCCTGGGAAGACATCTAGATCTAAATGGCCACTCAACTACCTTTAGAGTACTTAGTAAGTGGTTCACAGCAGCAAAGAATCAAGATGCGATATCATTCAAGTCCACCACCAGAGGAAATCTGAATCCAATTGGCTCCACAACTACTTACAGAGTTGTTCAGCAGTTTACAATAGAAAAGATCCTAGCTGCAACaaagaattttcataaatcaggGGTGATCGGAGTTGGTGGGTTTGGCACAGTTTATAAGGGTGTACTAGATGACGGCAATCTGGCAGCATTCAAGCGCTGCAATCTGCATTCAAAACAAGGCCTGAGAGAATTTCTGACAGAGATTGAGATGCTCTCAAATCTCAGACATAAACATGTGGTTTCCATGATTGGGTTTTGCAATTATAAGAATGAGATGATTTTGGTGTATGAGTACATGGTAAATGGGAATCTCAAGAATCATCTCTATGGGAGTGATCTCCCACCATTGACATGGAAGCAGAGATTAGAGATTTGCATAAGTGTTGCAGGAGGACTCCATTACCTCCACACAGGGCCAGAGAGTGGTATAATCCATAGGGATGTTAAGACAACCAACATACTTTTGAATGAGAATTTTGTGGCAAAGTTGACTGATTTTGGGTTGTCAAAAACAGGTCATTCATTAGAAGAGACCCATGTTAGTACTGATGTAAAGGGAACCATTGGATATCTTGATCCTGAATACTTTCGAAGGCAGCAATTGACTGAAAAGTCCGATGTTTACTCTTTTGGTGTAGTACTGTTTGAGGTTGTTTGTGCTCGACCGGTTTTTGATCGACGTTCGCCAGAAGATCAGGTCAACCTTAAAGAATGGGCACTCTGTTGGCAAAGACAGAGATCACTCCAAACCATTGCAGACCCCTGTCTTGAAGGGAACTACTGTCCAGAATCATTGAAGAAATTTGGGGAGATAGCAGAGAAATGTGTTGCCGATGAAGGTAAGAACCGACCCACAATGGGGGAAGTGTTGCAGGATCTGGAGTTCGTCTTACAGCTGCATGAAGCCTGGTGTGGAAACAAACCTGGGGAAGAACATTCCACCCATTCCTCATTGGTCAGCAATGATGATTCTAACCCTCAAGGTTGGTTAATCATTTAG